From one Malus sylvestris chromosome 1, drMalSylv7.2, whole genome shotgun sequence genomic stretch:
- the LOC126623556 gene encoding pleckstrin homology domain-containing protein 1-like: protein MASLWRAAMGQTVQPNDYDGIEFWSNPERTGWLTKQGEYIKTWRRRWFVLKQGKLFWFMNSAVNRGSRPRGVIPVASCLTVKGAEDVLNKQYAFELSTRSETMYFIADSEKEKEDWINSIGRSIVQHSRSVTDSEVVDYDSKK from the coding sequence ATGGCGAGCCTATGGCGGGCCGCGATGGGCCAGACGGTGCAACCCAACGACTACGACGGCATCGAGTTCTGGTCAAACCCCGAACGCACCGGGTGGTTGACTAAACAAGGCGAGTACATAAAGACGTGGCGTCGCCGGTGGTTCGTCCTCAAGCAAGGCAAGCTTTTCTGGTTCATGAACTCCGCCGTCAACCGCGGCTCCAGGCCACGTGGCGTGATCCCGGTGGCGTCTTGCCTCACAGTGAAGGGAGCCGAGGACGTCCTCAACAAGCAGTACGCGTTCGAGCTGTCGACGCGCTCCGAGACGATGTACTTCATCGCCGACtcggagaaggagaaggaggactGGATCAACTCGATCGGACGGTCCATAGTGCAGCACTCGAGGTCCGTCACCGACTCCGAGGTCGTCGATTATGATAGCAAGAAGTGA